In Cololabis saira isolate AMF1-May2022 chromosome 10, fColSai1.1, whole genome shotgun sequence, a single window of DNA contains:
- the LOC133452337 gene encoding zinc finger protein 239-like, with the protein MDQNQNQNQNQNQDSSSSRTKAAGLQNPKGRPKRYSCDRCKQVFTTSSNLKRHKKTHTGDKPYSCGHCGMAFTRQFNLINHQRIHTGGDKPYRCDQCGTTFAQQGSLRKHQRIHTGEKPYRCDQCGAAFAQQGSLTSHQRIHTGDKPYRCDQCGAAFAHQGALRSHQRIHTGEKPYRCGQCGAAFARESHLTTHQRIHTGFKPYRCGQCGAAFAEQGVLTRHQRIHTGEKPYRCDQCGAAFARHGSLTRHQRIHTGEKPYRCDQCGAAFARHGSLTRHQRIHTGFKPYRCDQCGAAFAEQGDLTRHQRIHTGEKPYRCDQCGAAFTNPSHLAAHQRIHTRDTSVISVEYVLPHQVI; encoded by the exons atggaccagaaccagaaccagaaccagaaccagaaccaggactcctCATCCAGCAGGACTAAAgctgctggtctgcag aatcCTAAAGGAAGACCCAAAAGATACAGCTGTGATCGTTGCAAGCaagtcttcaccacttcatcaaaccTGAAGAGGCATAAGAAAACTCACACTGGTGATAAACCATACAGCTGTGGTCACTGCGGGATGGCTTTTACCCGACAATTTAATCTAATAAaccaccaacgtattcacactggaggagacaagccttacaggtgtgatcagtgtggaacgACTTTTGCCCAACAAGGTTCTCTAAGGAaacatcaacgtattcacactggagagaagccttacaggtgtgatcagtgtggagcggcttttgcccagcaaggttctctaacgagtcaccaacgtattcacactggagataagccttacaggtgtgatcagtgtggagcggcttttgcccatcaAGGTGCTTtaaggagtcaccaacgtattcacactggagaaaagccttacagatgtggtcagtgtggagcggcttttgcccgggaAAGTCATCTAACGActcaccaacgcattcacactggattcaagccttacagatgtggtcagtgtggagcggcttttgccgagCAAGGTGTGCTTacgagacatcaacgtattcacactggagaaaagccttacaggtgtgatcagtgtggagcggcttttgcccgacATGGTTCGCTAAcgagacaccaacgtattcacactggagagaagccttacaggtgtgatcagtgtggagcggcttttgcccgacATGGTTCTCTAacgagacatcaacgtattcacactggattcaagccttacaggtgtgatcagtgtggagcggcttttgccgagCAAGGTGATCTAacgagacatcaacgtattcacactggagaaaagccttacaggtgtgatcagtgtggagcggcttttaccAATCCAAGTCACCTAGCGGctcaccaacgcattcacactagagacactagtgtgatcagtgtggagtacGTTTTGCCACATCAAGTCATCtaa